In one Pseudomonas fitomaticsae genomic region, the following are encoded:
- a CDS encoding TonB-dependent siderophore receptor produces the protein MSAIHELKPLFKALVMSRGLRSRRVLTGLGLVCVLPLSAQVMAEDVSINIPAQSLPQALQAFGQQTNQQVIYNADDMAGLKSHAVSGKMSPQAAIAELLRGTGVRYSVEGNTLMLVRGTATQGLELGATNINAQQVGATTEGSNSYTSNAVTIGKGTHTLKEIPQSVTVMTRKQMDDQDLVDLKDALNQTTGIVGLQGVGKGIIISSRGFQIDDWQYDGVPIPRNNYSLGNWATQDLIFFDRLEILRGASGLLQGTGSPGGAINLVRKRGQAAPTVSITGKAGSWDHYGLQLDAGGPLNQAGTIRGRLVADEDQSDSFVDYEWSKTHSLYGSLDFDLSEDTTLGLGVSRTEAESRPMIRGLPRYADGRMPDISRSTYGGAKWNHSQINVTTLYADLEHRFNDDWAFKAGAVQMTENNDSKSQRLQSTGAGLKPDGSGIQYADFVTDFDSTKVGLDMNLTGKFEALSMQQEVMIGGNYSQLETDDQLARTFNNNTTDTIFNVNHDRPDISYDSLLNTAGGRATDSKYDIRQKGLYGTWRVKPVDDLTLVLGSRVSWYDYSYKSKNRAAFSDEYVTADPSKTNETGEVTPYAGIVYDLSREWAVYASYTDVFQPQTVRDANGTMLKPIIGSNYEIGLKGELMDGRVNTSLALFRYDQKNRAVDDVSGGMECDGWYCSKAAGKVRSQGLDAEISGAVTDNLQMFAGYTYNTTKYLEDPDMEGRTFSTWTPKHMLRVWGNYQFTGDLNRLSAGLGFTTQNHTLGYEGSYEVAGYTVWNGRVAYQLTPEIGLAVNANNLFDKKYVNAAYNQLSGNNNFGDPRNVMFSVKYTPQF, from the coding sequence ATGTCAGCAATTCATGAGTTGAAACCTCTGTTCAAGGCACTCGTCATGTCCCGCGGCCTGCGTTCGCGTCGCGTGTTGACCGGTCTGGGGCTGGTCTGCGTATTGCCGCTCAGCGCTCAGGTGATGGCTGAAGACGTCAGCATCAACATTCCGGCGCAATCGCTGCCGCAGGCGTTGCAGGCGTTCGGTCAGCAGACCAACCAGCAAGTGATCTACAACGCTGACGACATGGCCGGACTCAAGAGCCACGCCGTCAGCGGCAAGATGAGCCCGCAGGCGGCCATCGCCGAATTGCTCCGGGGCACCGGCGTGCGTTACAGCGTCGAGGGCAACACCCTGATGCTGGTGCGCGGCACGGCCACGCAGGGCCTGGAACTGGGCGCAACCAACATCAATGCGCAACAGGTCGGGGCAACCACCGAGGGCAGCAACTCGTACACCTCCAACGCCGTAACGATCGGCAAGGGCACTCACACCCTCAAGGAAATTCCGCAGTCGGTCACCGTGATGACCCGCAAGCAGATGGACGATCAGGACCTGGTCGACCTCAAGGACGCGCTCAACCAGACCACCGGTATCGTCGGCCTGCAGGGCGTCGGCAAGGGCATCATCATCTCTTCGCGCGGTTTCCAGATCGACGACTGGCAGTACGACGGCGTGCCGATTCCACGTAACAACTACTCGCTGGGCAACTGGGCGACCCAGGACCTGATCTTCTTCGACCGTCTGGAAATCCTGCGTGGTGCATCCGGGCTGTTGCAAGGCACCGGCAGCCCTGGCGGCGCCATCAACCTGGTGCGCAAACGCGGTCAGGCGGCACCGACCGTAAGCATCACCGGCAAGGCCGGCTCGTGGGATCACTACGGCCTGCAACTGGACGCGGGCGGTCCGCTGAACCAGGCCGGCACGATCCGTGGCCGTCTCGTTGCCGATGAAGACCAGAGCGATTCCTTCGTCGACTACGAATGGAGCAAGACCCACTCGCTGTACGGCTCGCTGGACTTCGACCTGAGTGAAGACACCACCCTGGGCCTGGGGGTCAGCCGCACCGAGGCCGAGTCGCGTCCGATGATCCGTGGCCTGCCGCGTTACGCCGACGGCAGAATGCCGGACATTTCGCGTTCGACCTACGGCGGCGCCAAATGGAACCACTCGCAGATCAACGTCACCACCCTTTACGCTGACCTCGAACACCGTTTCAACGACGACTGGGCGTTCAAGGCCGGTGCCGTGCAGATGACGGAAAACAACGACTCGAAAAGCCAGCGTCTGCAGAGCACCGGTGCCGGTCTCAAGCCGGATGGCAGCGGTATTCAGTACGCCGACTTCGTCACCGACTTCGATTCCACCAAGGTCGGTCTCGACATGAACCTGACCGGCAAGTTCGAAGCCTTGTCGATGCAGCAGGAAGTCATGATCGGCGGCAACTACTCCCAGCTGGAGACGGATGACCAGCTCGCCCGTACTTTCAACAACAACACCACCGATACGATCTTCAACGTCAACCACGATCGTCCGGACATCAGCTACGACAGTCTGCTCAATACCGCCGGCGGCCGCGCCACCGACAGTAAGTACGATATTCGTCAGAAAGGCCTGTATGGCACCTGGCGCGTCAAACCGGTCGATGACCTGACGCTGGTGCTGGGTTCGCGTGTCAGCTGGTATGACTACAGCTACAAGTCCAAGAACCGTGCTGCCTTCAGCGATGAATACGTCACCGCCGACCCGAGCAAAACCAACGAAACCGGTGAAGTCACTCCCTACGCCGGTATCGTCTATGACCTGAGCCGCGAGTGGGCGGTGTATGCCAGCTACACCGACGTGTTCCAGCCGCAGACCGTGCGCGATGCCAACGGCACGATGCTCAAGCCGATCATCGGCAGCAACTACGAAATCGGCCTCAAGGGCGAGCTGATGGACGGCCGGGTCAACACGTCCCTGGCGCTGTTCCGCTACGACCAGAAAAACCGTGCGGTCGATGATGTTTCCGGCGGCATGGAATGTGACGGCTGGTACTGCTCCAAGGCTGCGGGCAAAGTGCGCAGCCAGGGTCTGGACGCCGAGATCAGTGGTGCTGTGACCGACAACCTGCAAATGTTTGCCGGTTACACCTACAACACCACCAAGTACCTCGAAGACCCGGACATGGAAGGTCGTACCTTCAGCACCTGGACGCCGAAGCACATGCTGCGCGTGTGGGGCAACTACCAGTTCACCGGTGACTTGAACCGTCTGAGCGCAGGGCTTGGTTTCACCACTCAAAACCACACCCTGGGCTACGAAGGCTCTTACGAGGTGGCGGGTTACACCGTGTGGAACGGCCGTGTCGCTTACCAGCTGACACCGGAGATCGGTCTGGCAGTCAACGCCAATAACCTGTTCGACAAGAAGTACGTGAACGCTGCTTACAACCAGCTCAGCGGCAACAACAACTTCGGTGACCCACGCAACGTGATGTTCTCCGTGAAGTACACCCCGCAGTTCTGA